The genomic DNA ACGAGATCATTAACAGCCGTGACAATGGAGTACAGGTGATGGACTCGTATGGTATCATCATGTCCAACAACCTCCTTCTCAACAGTTCAGGGTATGGTATTCTGCTAGACAACCTGACTAGGCAATGCATTCTCAGGGATAACACGATCGCATTGAACCGGGCAGGTGACGGTCTCGACAATGGGCACAACAACATCTGGTCGCACAATGCATGGAGCGACTACAATGGCACAGGTAACTATCACATCCCCGGTCAGGCCGGAGAGATGGATCAATTGGCACAGACCTCGGACATCGATGGAGACGATCTCTCAGATTGGGCCGAAAGATTTGTGTATGGTTCTAATCCGTTTCTTAATGACACCGATCATGATGGACTGTCAGACGGTGAAGAAGTCGCACGAGGCCTCAATCCTACAGATCCGTATGATGCAGCCATTGCACAGGGGGACTACTCATCAGTCATCATATTCTCATCAGCCATTGTTGCAATAGTGATCCTGTTCGTGATCAGTAGACGGAAGCCTCCCATGGCACAGAACAACCGAGAGACCATGATGACAGACACACACACCGAGTCAAGTCATTGAAGAACCAGCGAACCGCCGATAGTTTGAAATGTTGACCAAGTGTTCGACAACGCGCTTCTGAATGACACGTTTATGGACTCTGAAACTGACTGTATGACCTGCATGATGGCAACGGCACAGATGATGAAGATGATATGAACGTCAACACACAATCACGAGGAAGATCCCCTTGGTAGAGATGTATGATGTGGCCGTAGTGGGCGCGGGTCCTGCGGGTTCAACTGCCGCGCTTGGAATTGCACGCAGTGGTCTCAAGACGATTGTGATCGAACGCCGTACAGAGATAGGAGTCCCAGTTCAGTGCGGAGAGCTGCTTCCCACACCACATGAGATGAAGGACCTCTTTCCCAGTGCGCCACGTGCCCAGCGACTTGCCAGAGTCCCAAGTGAGGTCATCGTCAACAAATGCAAGATCATGCGGCTCGTCTCACCAAGTGGTCACAAGTATGATTTTCGGCTACATGCGAATATCGTTGACAGAACAAGACTTGATCAACACTTTGCAAGACTGGCACAGAATGCGGGAGCGGAGATCGTACTTCAGACACGAGCTGTACGTCGAGACCCGGACAACACTCTGCACCTGAGAGGACCGAAGGGCTCGTCAAAGATCAAGGCGCGAGTGGTGGTCGGTGCTGATGGGCCACGGTCGATGGTCGCACAGTCCATAGGAAACAGGTATGACAACCCGAGCTTCGAGCTCAGCCAGACAATGTCGTTCACGCTCGCAGATGTCAATACTGATCCGAACGTTGCAGAGATGTACTTTGGGGAACATGTCGCTCCAGGTGGCTATGCATGGGTGATCCCCCGAGGAAGCCATGAGGCAAATGTTGGTCTTGGAGTGCGTGGTGCTTTCGCAGCACCTGACCGGCCGTTGAGAGATTACCTTCACTCCTTCGTCAAGAGGGATCCTCTGGTCGCGCCACGTATGCGCGGTGGAAAGATTGTCAGAAGAATCGGTGCAACCGTACCCGTTGCTGGACCTGTTGAACGCACTTGGTCCGATAATGTAGTTCTTGTAGGTGACGCAGCCGGACATGTCATGGCCTCGAACGGTGGAGGAATACCAACAGCAATGGTCGGTGGCGAACTTGCAGCCGAGGCAGTAGTAGCCCACCTCGAGAAAAGAACATCATTGCGCCTCTATGAACAGGCATGGAAGCAGGAGATGGGACGAGAACTTGAAACCGCCCTTGCAGTACTCCGTGTTGCGGATCAGGTCATGCGTGCAGATGCGATCACAGAAGTGTGCATGCGGTTGGCGGGGAGCTATTTCTTAGAACCACTGATCCGGTGCAGACTACCCCTTGCTGTGGAATTTGCCTCAAAGACGCTTGTCAAGACATTACAGACAATATTCTAAACTGGTTGGAATAATACTGGCACATCACGTAGTGCGAATGTTCCGCGTGTTGGGAAGTAAATCGAGAAACTATCAAGACCCAAATTCTATAGGAAATCATGAAGAAGCAATACTTGGAACAGTCTCAACCAATAACAAGCAAGAACATGATAATCCCGATGAACAATGCGGCGATACTGTATTTGTGAAACTCGACGAGATATTCACGAGTACTGCCACGTCGCCGGGCATAGAGCTGGTACGAGATAATGCTCGCCATGGAACCAAAGAGGAGACCAAAGCCCCCTACCGAAACGCCCCACAGGAGAGCCGACCAATCAGTAGTGAAGTCGATCAGGAGAAGCGTGGCCGGAACATTACTCACGATCTGACTGACCAGTACGGCTGTGAAAAAGACGGTTGTTGAGTTCGAGAGCGTGAGCGAGAACAACTGCATCATATTATCGGTGAATCCGAAGAAGGCAACGAAGGTGAGGAGCAGTCCGTAATCTATCCGAAGAGCCTCCCGATCCTTCACCAGAGCATAGACTACTGGAACGATTCCCACAATCAAGGGGAGGAACCGCACCACGGCAAGACAGAAGAGAACGAATAGGCTAAGGTAAACCATTCCCTTGTGATCAGGAACCATGGTGTCAGTGAGTTCCGCGTCCGGAGTTGTACGGATATGCCGTGACCAGAACAACGTAAGAACGAAGATAATAGCAGCAAGGGGAGCGATGGTGAGCAGGATCTGTCCGACGGAGAGATTGTAAAAATAAAATATGAGTAGATTCTGTGGATTCCCAAAGGGAGTCAAAACAGAGGCTGCATTAGCAACAACGGTCTCCAAGGCTATGAGCGTGCGTTCACGTGGCAGTTGCAATTCCAAGGTTAGAGGGACGATGGTCAACAGCGCGACATCATTCGTGATAAAGATGGACAGAAAGGCTGTGATGATCACCAGCGTGAACCCGAGATGCGTCTGACGCCTGATCGTTCTTGCTACAAAAGCAACTATACCATTCTGTTCCAGACCACGTACGATGATCAAAAACACGAACAGGATAGCAAGCACCTGAAAGTCAAGATACGAGTACGAGGGGATCCGCCAGAGAAGTAAGGACGTTGTTGCAAGTCCAAACAGCGATAGCGCGAGAATCCAGTTGGTCCTCAAAGTCGGGACCACTGAATCTATAGTGTAGTCCATGTGTCACATCTTCTCCGGATTTGTCTGCGTCCGGCTGCGCCTCGCTTACCAGCAAAAGGATTGTGATAGAGCACAACATAGAGATCCAAGGAAGAACAACCAACCGGAACTATACGAGATTATAATTTTCTGACCAATATTCCGATTATTCATCCGCGGGGATTGAGGGCCATTCCGTATCACTGATAGTCTCAGCCGTACTTCTTGCCTTGATGAGTGCCTCAAGTGCCTTTGAAACAACCATGATTTTTTCCGAATACATGAATATACAATAAGTTCGTGTTATTAATTTGGGGGAGGTTATTTGATTCTTACACCGGCTGCCACCCACTTTTCCGAATGTATTGCTGTCAAAAGAGTTAATACTTTTACCAATGATAATTACACTATGAGCATTGAAACGGAACTTAAAGAAATAAAAAAACACATTCTTGAGATCTCAAAAAAACTTGATGAACTCATCCATGAACGAGAGTTAGTATCGTTGATGAAGCTCTCCGAAAAATCACTCGATTTTCTTGTGGGAGAACCCGATATTTACAATGTTGAAAATCTCAGGATTAGATACAAATGAACGGTAAGTTTGTTCTTGTGTCATTCCCATTTACAGACTTGACTATATCGAAGTTAAGATCTGCTCTTGCCATCTGCCAACGAAAGAGAAATCGTAATTGCTATTTTTCCTCCTGAATTCCAAATGATGTTTCACCCCGACTCAGCGCTTTAGAATCATGCGTAGTCAAATCCACCACCACGTTGATGTCACAGGTATGAATGCCCACCAGATCACACGTAACAAGCTGGCACCCAGGCATTGCGGAGATCATTCATCCATTGGAATTGACTCCCATTCCAACTCACTAAGCTTCTCAACCCTGCTTCTTGCCTTGATGAGCGCATTGAGAGCCCTTGAGGCAACCTTGGGATCACTGTCCTTACTTGCAAATTGGAGAGCAATCCGCGCATTAACAGTATTCAGAACGAGCAGCGCCTCGATCGCTCTTAGCTTGACAGCACTGTCGAAACGCAACCAATCATCGAAGAAATGGAGACCTCGTTCATCACCAAGGTGACAGAGCGCAATTGCAGTCTCGATCTGGACCTCTTCCGATTTGTCAAATAGGCTACGTGAGAGATCTTCAGTCACAGTAGGGTCTCCAAGCTGGCCAAGAAATCTGGCAGCCATCGCTCTCAGACGCGGATCATCCGCCCCTTCCAAGGCTCCTAGAAGAGCCTGTCCATCTCTCCGCTCGTACATCTCTTTGAGATCCTCCTCCAAAAGAATTGAGGGAGGTCTTCTCTCTTGCTGTTTTATGTACATTGCATAAATGAATTTGACGGCTGTGAGCGTCTTGCGGAATACAATTACTAAAAATACAATATTTGCAAGAACGATGCTTAATGCGATCATGGTATAGATACTGAGGGGCTGCATCAAGAGATCTACGCCTAGCACAAGTGAGATGAACACATAGCCAACTAGGATCATCCGCGAATTACCCATTTGCTCTTCGGGGGGCGGAGTATCAATGTCAAGGCGATACATTCGTATGTGTTTCGTCGTACGTCTGCTGAGAAGCCATCCAATTATAGAAAGGATGACGAGAAGACCTATCCGGAGCGGACTTAATTGTTGAACGAAATCAGGTAATACAAAAAGAGTGAATGCTATAGCAGGCAAAAGTAATTGAACATATAGAACGAGAACAACTTCGAAAAACACGCGCGTTTGTCCACGGGGCAAAATAATTCACTCCAAGTACCTCGACTCGAGGTTAGGGCATATTATGTACTTTGTGGTCATTCTTAAGGGCACATTCACCTATTTTTTCAATCATATTAGAACATTCATAGAACCAACGTATTATTCCCAGGACCCACAATTGTAGTCAATATAGATGTTACAAAAGAGTCTCCTCGATAATATGATAAACCTTGGTGTGTAAAAGCAAGTGAGGTAATTTGAAATGGGTGACATTATCATCAAAATAGCAATCCCTGCTAAATTGGAAGGAGTAAAGGACAGAATAGAAGAACTTGTCAATCAAGAAACCAAAGAAGTCATCCGGAAATTTGAGGTTCTTGACAAAGCGAGAGGTTGCCTAAAGACCGATAATATATGAAAGAGATATGGTCTATAGTTCTTCATATACTATCTCCTTCTCAATGTAAGGTAAGAGATATGGGCTGACTCCTTCGGGGGTCAACAGATCCACCTTTTTTCCAAAGAGCCGTTCAAGGAAGAATGCAAGATCCATGAAATTATCAAAGGTCTTTCGCCCCTCCTCAAACACGACGATCACATCAATATCACTGTGTTTGGTCCCTTCATTACGAGCGTATAATCCAAAGACACCAATCTTCCGGACTCCAAACTCTCTCTGTAATACCTGTTTGTTCTCTTCAAATAACTTCAGTATCATATCAAGAGTCAGAGAGCCCACCACTATCAACACCAGTTGTACATACACCAATGAGATCCTGTGTCGGCATAGAATACAATAAATATAATGTGCCTGAAGTTAAAAATCTGTGGACACCACATCTAGCTGATGATTACTTGTATATTGCACGACAGTGACAATCCTTAGAATTACAGGATTCATCGAACGACTATCAATCCAAGTAGCTATTTGAAACATACCCAAAGATTCCGATCAATTTTTCAAACATAGTCGAAATGCAGATCATAAGAGTGCAGCACTGAGTTCCTATTGATTACTACCGTCGCAAGTATAATGCCAATTGCAGGATAGGTGTTCCGGCCTGAAACAATAAAAGAGCCAGTTCGAAACTCTTGCACAGTCCTCAGTACCGGGAAGGAGTATGCCGAGCCCTTCAGTATGACAGCCCACGGAAACTCATATAGATTAAGGACTGTAGTGTGGCCATCCAAGTCCGTCACTCCTTTGCGCATAGGTCTACGAGGACATCTGTGTCGTAGAGTGGCGTTTCCAATCTAGTTCCCTCATCTTCTTGTAGTGTTTCTCAGCCGCTTCGATAGAAATCTCATCAAGGTCTACGTCGATCTGCTTTGCTAATTTTGCGTAATAGGCTGAATCATAAGTTTCACTTCCCATGCGCGTATCTAAGTAATCAAAAATAGCTCTTCGTACGATCTTGCTCCATTTGATCTCCGGATACTCTCTCATACGCTCCCTGATGTCATCGGGAATTGAAATTATGATGTTTGCCATACTTGTAATATGTATATGCTCGGACTTAAGTTTACACACCAGTCTTCTGACAGTGGCATACTTTGCGGTATTAGCGATTGCTGCGATTACAATTGTCGAAAAATGGTTCGGATGGTTGTCATAGGTGGTTGTAGAGTTGTTGTTGAGAGTCATTATTTTATTATGTTCGGTTTTGATCATAAGTTATGAGTTTCTTAACCGACAACAATTTCGTATATTCCGGGGAGACCATCAGATCGTCTTTATCTGTTCAAATGCATTAGTCCTTTTTACTGCAATGAATGTTATTCTTATAATTTTACTCGAATACACTGGTGAGCTCTGGAAGTCAGGCCACATTTATTTAATATTTATGTCGGGAATGTTATCTTTACTCTTCGGTATCGCATTTCTCCAAGATAAAAATTGATAACAGAATTATAAACAAGATTTCTGACCCCATTTCAATTTCACCTCTATGTACGTTTTTTTTACTAATGTCGTAGCCATGTAAGATGCGATTAACAAACCGAGCAACCAGATCAGTATCAATAGCAGGTTCAGATTTGCGATGATCTGATCCACAGTAAGCAAAATACTAAGAGACCCAAGCAACACAACCGGACCTAGACAACACCCATAACCAGCCATGTCTATTGCTGCCGAGAGCCTCTGTTTTGTGATATCTTTCTTCTCTAATTTCAGTTTAGTAATTGCGGCTGCAGTATAACTTATGATGAATGAAACAAACCACGAGAGAATTATCCCCGCGAGAACGATTGAAAACGAATTGGTGAATTCTTGCATATTATCATTCATCCTATCTATGATTTTTGTTCTACTTGCTAATCAGTGTTAGTACTGCACAAGTAAAAGTTCAGTCCCTCAGAGAACGACTCTGAATAACAACCCCGTAAATGTTTCGGTTGGATGGTGGTGAAGACCCTCAGTCAACCAGTTTATAGAGGCACAGTAACTCTTTACTGTTCCTAAGAACTGCATTCTGTCTTAATTTGCTAAAATTAAGATTTCACTTTCTTGCATTAGGTAGCCATTTCCAAAGAGTCAGGTAATAATCCATCTCGCGCCATGTCTTCAACATCTGCCACTGTGCGAAGTTGGATAGTAGGTCTACGTACGACACAGTAACTTGCTGGTATAAGAAGCACGAGAATCCCAAATGCCGTATCGCCACCTGCGGCATACATAAACAAGAAAGTCAACACATAGCTGGTCAGCTTGGACAAGTCTACTGCTGCATCATAGAAAAGTTGGTGCTTCCGGTAAACCGAAAAGCACCATTGTGCAAATCGAGAAACGCTCGTCTTTTTTTGAATTACATATTTGTCATGCAAATATTGTGACGGGTTTATCTGGTAGACAGGCAGTTCAATAATAGCGCTCGGCTCTTTTTGAATACCATATTTGTCATGCAAATACTGTGACTGAATTAACGTATAAACCGGCATTTCAATAATTTTAGAAATAAGAAATAGTATTACTGCGGGAATACCAAATTGCAAAGTGGCAAAACCAAAATGAATCCAGATGAACTCAAATATGTCGGCAAACCCTTGCATGATCTATCCTCCTAGTAGCTCCTATACACAGTTATCCAGAATACACTTAGGCCAACTAAAAGAGCTAGAGAAACTAGCGATGCCCATGCAAATTTTATTCTTGAGCCATTCCATGGAATTCTTCCTCCAAGTTTTACGATTGCTGAGGCTATATGTTTAGCTACTCTCCTGCCGCTGCTTATATACCCACTCAAAAATAAGCCACCAATGATATTTCCAAGAGAAAGGGTAAGCAAATATAACCAAATCCAGCCAGCCATCACAGGGTTGGATAACTCTGTGGCATAGAAAAATGCTAAACTGTGGGCAATACCAGCGGTTATTAGCCATAAGGCGGTACCAAACAAAAGAGCCGCTGGCGCTTTTGTATAGTCAAAAATCATCATTGCTGCTATCATAAGTTCAAGCGTAGTAGTCATCACACCAAAGAGTATTGTATCAATTATTTTGTCTAAAAGGCCAATATAGTACTCATAGTTATCAATCGGAATACCAAAGAGATCAAAAAACCATTCAATGATACCGATCCGGACAACTTGTATTGTGAACAAAATATCAATTGTGATGTGGATAAGTGTCAGAGATACAGAAGAGAGAATATATAGATGATAAACAGGCCACGGACCTGTCCAGTTGCCCAGAACATATGCGGCAGCAACATTTTGAGTATTGCATTCTAGTTTAGTTTTTTTGCTGTTCGTTATTATGCCCCCGGCAGTCCCATCAGACTCCACAGCTTCGCCCTGACCCGGCGCAGTGGGATCATGCCTGTTGAGGTCAGCCACCACGTTGATGTCGTGGATCCGCATCCCCACCAGACCATAGGAGGAGTACCGATACCCAAGGATGGCTACGTACTTGATCACGCGGGAGGCATTGTCGCACTCCGTGATGGGCTGCGGATCACCCTGCCCATCGATACTGGCGTAGATCGCACCGTCGCCGCCCTGGAACGGCCCCCACCATAACTTCCCTGTCCTCTTGAACGAACTGTACAGGTACCCGGAACTCTGAGCGCCTGAAGAGCTGTCCTGCGGATAGAAGTACACGTTGAACCAGCCCTTGGTGGCACCGACCCATGCATCACCCCAGTACACTAGCATCACGATCCACTTGTTCTCGTTTATCGAACAATGCCACATATACGTTTCCCAGCCATGGCGGAAATATTTCGTGTTAATTCGTCAAATCAAACTTCAAGTCAAACTAAGTGAAAATCGGATGTAATTACTAATACTCAACTCTACTCAGAGGAGTAGCAACATCTAATAACGGCATTACGTTTGTGGCCCAAGTTTTTTCAAGCATTTCTCATTGACAAATGTGATGCGTGCCATTCTTCGTATATCTCGCGAAATGCTTCGCCACACTCATCGTCCCGAACTAGCAATTGTTCAAACGCTTTAGTATAGACGTCCCGTGTTTTTCCAGGATGCATCTTTTCATGTTTTTCAAATAGATGATATATTAGTTCTTTGAATACAGTCCCACCCGGAGTTGACTGCCGAAAAGCTGTTTCTACTACTTCGTTTATGGCACTTACTTTAAGTTGCTCCCTGACGTTTTCATGATTTTCGAAAGCCTCTCTCTGGAACCGTCTTGCCAAACTCCGGTATGTTTCACGAAAGAAAAGAGGCAGTACAAGTGTCGGAGTGAGGATAAGTATCAGCAATTCTTCGATCCATGTAGTTTCCGTGTTCTCATACCAGCCCGAGATATACGGCCACAAGAGCAGAAATATCATGAAGATTACAGCCACGACGTTGAATAGTCCATAGATAGTCATTGCCCGTCTAAAAGTACCGCAAAAAAAATGTCCAAACCGTTGCAGGGAAACTGGTCCTCGCTCCAGCCTGAAACATAAATCGGATAGCCAGATGACTAGAGCCACAAGGAAAACAGTACCGAATATTTCAAATATTAAGAGAAGGAGTTGTTGTTCGGTCATCAAATTCCCACCTCAAGAAACCCCAAAACCTATAGCCAGGAACTTGGCGATATAATAGATGCAGGTCACCAAAACTGCTATCTTCAGTAGTATTATTGTAGCAAACCAAAGACCAATTTTGAGGGAACCGGAAGGCAACGCATCGAATGGTCGTAGCAAGGTCCATAGCCCAAACATAAACCACGCCATTCCAAGAGCATAGCCTATGCCCGGATAAAGTAGACGTATTAATCCAAATAGTGCTGCTGCGGCAGCGAAAGGATGGGTCAGTCCTTCTGTCACCATATAATTTAGATACACTAAATAAGATATGAATGCTACAGTCCAAGCAGCAAGCATCACCAACAAAACACCCAAATTCGTACCAATCACCAAAGGGGACGCCACTGTTTCTATTGCTTTCAATCCCAAAGCCAAAGTCAGACCGAATGCCACGGGAAAAACAAAACGAGAAATGAAATCATTATATTGGGTTTCCATTTCAGTGGCTGCATTTTGTAATTCTGCCTCTGTGTGTTCGTGTTCAGCAGATGACTCTATGTTTAATGTATGTATTCGAAAGTTTCCACGGAGGTCTGTAGAAACCAGTAGTTTTAGCGTTCCGTCAATCAGCCCAGTAAACTGTAAAAACAAACGAGGCCAAAAATTGATCAGGTCCCAATAGACATCAAATGCTTGTAGAAATGAACTTAGAACTGCACTTACACCCTCAACAAGTGCACTAGGCTGTTCAGTCACTCCCGTTCCTGTTCCGTCAAAAGATACGGGCTTATCCGGGTCGGGCGCAGTGGGATCATGCCTGTTGAGGTCTGCCACCACGTTGATGTCGTGGATGCGCATCTGCACAAGGTTGTAACTAGAGGATCGATACCCCAGGATCGCCACGTACTTGATGACTCGGGAGGCATTGTCGCATTCAGCAATCGGATACCCATCACTCTGCCCGTTAATGCTCGCATACACCGCACCCTGTCCGCCCTGGAAGGGTCCCCACCATAGCTTCCCCGTCTTCTTGAACGAACTGTACAGGTACCCGGAACTCTGAGCGCCTGAGGAACTGTCCTGCGGATAGAAGTACACGTTGAACCAG from Candidatus Thorarchaeota archaeon includes the following:
- a CDS encoding NAD(P)/FAD-dependent oxidoreductase — encoded protein: MYDVAVVGAGPAGSTAALGIARSGLKTIVIERRTEIGVPVQCGELLPTPHEMKDLFPSAPRAQRLARVPSEVIVNKCKIMRLVSPSGHKYDFRLHANIVDRTRLDQHFARLAQNAGAEIVLQTRAVRRDPDNTLHLRGPKGSSKIKARVVVGADGPRSMVAQSIGNRYDNPSFELSQTMSFTLADVNTDPNVAEMYFGEHVAPGGYAWVIPRGSHEANVGLGVRGAFAAPDRPLRDYLHSFVKRDPLVAPRMRGGKIVRRIGATVPVAGPVERTWSDNVVLVGDAAGHVMASNGGGIPTAMVGGELAAEAVVAHLEKRTSLRLYEQAWKQEMGRELETALAVLRVADQVMRADAITEVCMRLAGSYFLEPLIRCRLPLAVEFASKTLVKTLQTIF
- a CDS encoding HEAT repeat domain-containing protein; the protein is MPRGQTRVFFEVVLVLYVQLLLPAIAFTLFVLPDFVQQLSPLRIGLLVILSIIGWLLSRRTTKHIRMYRLDIDTPPPEEQMGNSRMILVGYVFISLVLGVDLLMQPLSIYTMIALSIVLANIVFLVIVFRKTLTAVKFIYAMYIKQQERRPPSILLEEDLKEMYERRDGQALLGALEGADDPRLRAMAARFLGQLGDPTVTEDLSRSLFDKSEEVQIETAIALCHLGDERGLHFFDDWLRFDSAVKLRAIEALLVLNTVNARIALQFASKDSDPKVASRALNALIKARSRVEKLSELEWESIPMDE
- a CDS encoding nucleotidyltransferase family protein gives rise to the protein MGSLTLDMILKLFEENKQVLQREFGVRKIGVFGLYARNEGTKHSDIDVIVVFEEGRKTFDNFMDLAFFLERLFGKKVDLLTPEGVSPYLLPYIEKEIVYEEL